In the genome of Candidatus Eisenbacteria bacterium, the window CACGACCAGGAGCTTCATCGAGCCGACGTTCGGGAACTCGGGAGACCACCGAATGAACGGGATCTTCCTCGCTCGGGGCGGGCCGATCCGCGCGCGGCGGGAGCGGCTTCCCGAGATCTCGATCTGCGACGTCGCCCCCACGATTCTTCACCTGTTCGGCGAGGCGATCCCCAACGACATGGACGGCCGCGCGATCGAGGAGGCGTTCGGGGAGGAATGGAGAAGGGCGCACCCGGTTCGCTTCCGGGAGCCGTACGAGGCGCGCCCGAAGGGGGAGAGGGCGCTCACCGAGGAGGAGCGGCGCGAGATCGTCGAGCGCCTGAAGGGAATGGGGTATGTGGGATAGACGCGATCTCCTCGTCGCGTTTCTTCTCGGCCTCCTCTCACTCCTCCTCTTCCTTCAGTACCTGGACTACGGCATCAACGACGACGAGGGCTACCTCCTCGGCGGCGTTACCCGGATCCTCGAGGGGGAGGTCCCGTACAGGGATTTTCACCACACGTACGCCCCGGGTCGCTTCTACCTCGTCGCTCTTCTCTTCCGGGTTTTCGGCGAGGACCTCTTCGTGGTGCGCGGCCTGTGGGTGGCGCTCCGCGTCGTGATCGTCTGCCTCGCCTACCTCGCGGGGCGGCGGGTCCTCTCCCGTTCGGGCGCGGTCGCCGCGAGTCTCTTCTTCATCGCCGCTCCAGGGCCGTGGCACAAGAGCTTCTTTCATCTGTTTCTTCTGGCGAACCTTCTCGCGCTGATGGGGCTTCCCGGGCCAAGGGCGCGCGGCGCCGCGGCGGCCGGTCTTCTCGCGGGAGCGACGTTCCTCTTTCGGCAGGATCTCGGGGTTTTCGTCTTTCTCGTGTACGGGCTTCTTCTTCTTCTCGGCCGCCGGACCGGCGAGAACGCGGCGCGCGGAGCGGCGTTCTTTCTAAGCGCGGCGGCGGCGATCCTCCCCTTCGTTCTCTATTTCGCGGCCGAGGGGGCGCTTCCCGCGGCCGCGTCGAAGGTCCTTCTCGCGGGGATGCGGGATAACCGGACGAACGCGCTCCCCTTCCCGAGCCTTTTCCATCCGATTTCCGGGGGCGTCTCCGGCCTCGCGTTCTTTCTTCTTCGTCTCCTTTATTATGTGCCGGTTCCGCTCGCGCTCCTCGCCGGGGCGAGTGGAGTGAGGGGACTCCTCCGCGGGCGTCCGGACGGGAGACCCCTCTTGGTCCTCTCGCTTCTTGGCCTTCTTTCCTTCAACCAAGCGCTCTGGCGGAGCGACCTCGCGCATCTCTTTCAGGCGGTCGGCGCGGCGTATCTTCTTCTCCCTTGGGCGCTCGAACGGATCGCCCTGCGATCGGCTCCGGCGCGTGCGGCGCTCCTCTCTGCGCCTCCCGTCCTTCTTCTTCTCGCGATCTTCATCTACGCGGACGCGTACCGATCGCCCCTCAAACGGCCCTGGATCGCCGCCGAGGGGCTTCAGCCGATCCCTCCCTACTACACCGGCTCGATCGCGCAGGTAGGCGGCCGCGTCGAGCGCCTCACGCTTCGGAAGGCGAGGGTGCGCGTTCCGCCCGAGGAGGCGAGGTCTCTCGAAGCGATCGGCAAGGTCCTCGACCGCTACAGTTCTCCGGGCGATTATGTCCTCACGGTCCCGGGATTCCAGATGATCTACTTTCTCTTCGACCGCGCGAACCCGACCTCGTTCATTCACCTGCGAAGGGGATTCGACGCGCCCGCCGAGGAGGAGGCGTATATTCGGGATCTACTGAACCGCCCGACGAAGCTCGTTCTCCTCAGGGACATTCCGCTCGACGGACGAGAGGAACGCCGCTTCCGGAACTACGCGCCGCGCGTCTTCGATGCGATCGAGCGCGCCTTCGAGCCGGTCGAAAGGTTGGGCGACCTGATCGTGTACCGGCGCGCGGAGGGGGAGCGGTGAGAGGGAACCTCCTCCGGCTCGCCGTCACGATCGCGCTCCTCGCGCTCGTCCTCTCCCGCGTCGACCGGGAGGAGCTCAGCCTCGCCGGTTCCGAGGTGAGGGTTCTCCTTCTTCTCGCCGGATATGGGCTCAACCTCGTCATGGTCTTCTTGAACACCTACCGGTGGCAGATCCTCGTGAGGCCTCTCGGGGCGAGCGTGGGTCTTTTCCGGCTCACCTCGTATTACTTCGTGTGCATGTTCTTCAACAACTTCATGCCGACCTCGATCGGCGGAGACGTGGTCCGCGTGCTCGACCTCGCCCGCGACACGGGAGAGCGCTCCTCGGCGATGGCTTCGGTTCTCGTCGAGCGCCTTCTCGGTCTCTATGTGCTTCTGCCGATCTCGATCGCGGCGTTTCTCCATCTCTATCCCACTCTTCCCGAGCGAGGCTCCTTCCTCGCCGCGGAGGCGGCGATGGCGGTTCTCTTCCTCGCCGGCACCGTCGCGATCCGGCGGAGCACGCTCCGCCGCGCGGAACCGCTTCTCAAACCATTCGCGCCCCTTCTCCATCGGATGGACGCGCGCCGGAGAGCGGGGAGGCTCTACGATTTTCTGGACGCATACAAGAAGCACCTCGGCGCCGTCCTCGCGGCGTTTCTTCTCTCGCTCCTCTCCCGATCGGTGTGGGTGTTCAGCTGCTGGGTTCTCGCGGAGTCGCTCGGCATCCGTCTTTCGGTCGCCCACTTCTTTCTCCTCATGCCGCTGGTGGAGATCGGGAGGATGCTTCCTCTCTCGCTCGCCGGGATCGGGATCCGCGAGGGCGTGATGCTCCTTCTGCTCCGTCTGTTCGGCGTGAGCGACACGCGGGCCGTGCTTCTCGCCTTCCTGATCTATGGGATCTTCGTGGTGAACGGGCTTTTCGGAGGGATCGTGTACGGACTCCGCGGCTTCGTCGAGAGCCGAAAGAGGCGCCGCGATGCCGCCGCGTAGAAGGGTGCGGCGGCGGACCGTCCTCCTCGGGCTCTATGTCTTCGCGCTGATCCTCCGACTCGCCTATCTTTGGGACGCGAGAGACAATCCCTTCCCCGACGCTCTCGGGCTCGACGCACGCTACTACGATCTCCGCGCCGAGGAGATCCTCCGCGAGGGGCTCATCGGCGACGACGCCTACTTCATGGGACCCCTCTATCCGCATCTTCTCGCGGCCGTCTACGGTCTCGCGGGGAGGAACCTTCTTCTCGTCCGCATCCTTCAGGCGTTCGCCGGCGCGGCCGTTCCGGTGCTCCTCTATCGGATCGGCTCGCGCTTCATGAGCCCCACGGTCGCACTCGTCGCGGCCGCGGCGGCCGCGCTCCACGCCCCGTTCATCTTCTATACCTCCTCGATCCTGGACACGGCCCTCTCGGTGGTCCTTCTTCTTTGGATCCTGGACCGGCTCAGCGTATCGGCCGCGCGCGCCTCGTTTCGGCACCCGCTTCTCACCGGCGTTCTCTTCGGCCTCGCCGCGGCAGGGAGGGGGAACGTGCTTCTCTTCCTCCCCTTCGCCCTCTTCGCGCTCGCCCGCGCCGAGCCGGGGAAGAGACGGGAATTCCGCGCGCCGTTCGCTCTTCTTCTCGGGGTTCTCGTCGTGATCGGGGCGACGACCGCGAGGAACTACGCGGCGAGCGGGGATTTCGTCCCGCTCACCTCGAACGGCGGGCTCAACTTCTACATCGGAAACGGGCCGGAATCCTCCGGGGCCTACGAGAAGCCGAAGGGCCTCGACGTGGACGAGGACCCGTCGGGGCGCCGTCTTCTCGAGAGACAGCTCGGCCGCCCGCTCTCCCCATCCGAGGTCTCCGCCGAGTGGTTCTCCCGCGCGACCGCGTGGATCCGCGAGAACCCCGGCGCGGAGCTCCGCCTTCTTCTCAAGAAGACGATTCTTTTCTTCTCGACATTTGAAATTCCGCAGATCGAAACGTATCGGTTTCAGATGCGCTACAGCCCGATCATCCGGGTTCTCCATGCCCCGTTCGGCGTGTTCGCTCCCCTGGCGCTCGCCGGACTCTTCCTCGCCCGCGGGCGAAACCTCTTCCTCCCCGTGTCCTTCGTCTTCTCGTACGCGGCGTCGATCGTTCTCTTCTTCGTTCTCACGCGGTATCGCCTGCCGGTCGTCCCGATGCTGCTCCTCTTCGCCGCTGCGACCTTAGTCGCCTTCGTCGAGGAGGCCGCGAAAGGATGCCGGGGCGCTCTCCTCCGCCGCTTCCTGTGGATCGTTCCGTTCTTCGCTCTCTGCAACGTCAACTTCTACCGTCTCTCCGCGTCGATTGGCGAGGCGCAGTCGTACTATCGTCTCGGCATCATCCATCAGAGCCGCGGCGAAGCCGAGCAGGCGGTTCTCGCCTACCGCCGTTCGATCGAGCTCGATCCGGATTATGAGCGCTCGCGGCTCAACCTCGGCGAGCTTCTCGCGGTCACCGACCGGAAGGAGGAAGCGGAGGCTCTCTTCCGCGAGGCGATGCGGATCGAGCCCGAGTACCCGAAGGCATCTCTCAATCTGGGCACCCTCCTCTACCGCTCGGGGCGGACGGAGGAAGGGAAGGCGTTCCTCGAGGAGGCGCTTCGTCTCGATCCGGGCTACGGAAAGGCATGGCTTCATCTCTCCGCGCTCGCGCTTCTCGAGGGGGATCCCGACGGTGCCGAGAAGGCGTTCGCCGCGCTCGCCTCGCTCGCGCCGGACGATCCGATCCGCGGGCTCGCCGAGGAGTTCCTCACGCGGATCGAGGAGTTCGATCGAATCGCCGTGTGGCGCGAGGCGAACAGTCTCCCGCGCGCTCTTCCTCCGGCCACGCGCGAGGCGGCCACGGCGGAGCTCTTTCGCGATCGTGCCGACTGCCTCGCGCTCTACCGCGCGGGCGCGGCCGGAGGGGACCCCTCGGCGCTCTACGCTCTCGGCGCGGCCCTCTATCGGGAGGAGGATTGGGCGGGCGCGTCCGCGGCGTTCGAACAAGCTGCGCGGAGCGCGGAAGGCCATCCCTTTCTCGGCTTCGCGCGCGGGCTCGTCCGCTTCCGCGAAGGCCGCCCGGAGGAGGCGCTTCCACTTTTCGTCGAGGAGACGGAGGCGAATCCGGATTTTCTTCCCGCGTGGAGGAACGCAGCGATCCTCGCTTCCCGGCTCGGGCTGCACGGCGAGGCGCGGCGTCTCGCGGGCGAGTACGCCGCGAGAGCCGAGGAGGAGGACGAGGCGATCCGCTCGATCCTCTCCGCGTCCCCGCCCTCCGCTCAGGGAACCCGGTAGAGCTCGAGCCCTCCCCATTCTCCGCGCGGCTCGCAGGCCTTCCACGCTCGGTCGAGGATCGCGAGCGCGCGCGCCGGCGCGTATCGCGAAAACACACGCTCGAGCGAGCGGTTCACGAGAACCCACCGAATCTCTTCTTGTCTCAAGTGATTAAGAAAGGCCTCGTTCGAACCGGATCGTTCGGCCAGACGGACGATGCGGGAGGCCTCGAAGAAGCTGTCCGCCGCGTAGGGGCGGTGGAGATAGTACCCGCGGTTCTCCCAGACGAGAAGGATCCGCTCTCCGGCGGGGACGGTCCGCTCGGCGGCACGGAAGGCGGCGTACGACTGGATCTTTCGCCGGAGATAGGAGTCCTCGCTCTCCCGTCCGGAAACGACCGGGAGCGCGTCGCGGCGGGTCTCCGCGAGCGCGGGCGCGAGAAGCCCCGCCGCGATCGCGAGGAAGAGACCTCCCTGAAACACGCCGAAGGCTCCGCGCTCGGTTCTCCAGAACCCTCCCGCGGCGGCGGCGAGAAGAAGAACGACCGGAAGCAAGAACCGAAGCTGCTGCGACCCGAGGCCCCACAGATAGATGCCCGCGAGGGAGAGGAGAAGAACCCCCCGCGTCTCCCGTCCTCCGCGGACCCACGCCCAGAACGCCCAGAGGAGAAGGGCGGGGGAGAGGACCCCGTCGAAAAAGGCGTAGCGCGGCTCCCCGCGAAGAACCGCGTTCCACGGGAGGATTAGGAATCGAAGCGGATCCCTCCCCATGCCGATCGATCGCTGCCAGGCGAGAAGCCTCTCGTCGAGAACTGTGTCCCAGCCGTGTCCGCCGAGGATGGAGGGGAAGAGCGGAAAGAGGGGATTTCCGGTCTCCGCCCATGCCTTGAGGAGCCAAGGGGCGAGAGGAAGATGGGAGAGAAGAAGGAACGCGATCACGCTCCCCGCGGACACCGGGCGCGCGCGCTTCCCGAGCACGGGGAGAAGAAGAAGCGCGAAGAGGAGTGGATAGGCGGCGTAGGCGCTGTACTTCGTCGCGAGCATCCCTCCCGCGAGGAGGGAACCGGCCGCGAGATCCGCGCGGCCGGCTGCTCGCGCATGCCGCGCGAGAAGTAGAAACGAAGCCCCGAAAAAGATGGCCGCCGCAAGATCCACGTTCCCGATCGTGCGGGGGTCAAGAACCAGAGGGAGCGTGAGGAAGAGAGCGGCGGCGGCGAGACCGGACGGCGCGCGGAAAACCTCCCGCGCGAGACGCGCCGCGAGCGTCGCTGCGGCGAGGGCGAGAAGAAGATGGAACGCGCGCGCGGCCGTCGCGCCGCCGATGAGAGCGGCTCCCGCGAAGAGGAGATCCGATCCGTGCGGCATGCGCGCGTAGACGAGGTCCGGCGCTCCTTCGAACCGGCCGTTCTCCGCGTAGGCACGGGCGATCGGCATGTGGTACACGATCGGGTCGTTCGCGGTGAGCGGGGCGAGCGTTCGGACAAGAAGGAGGGCCGCGGCGAGCACGGCGAGCAACCCGAGCGCGAGGGGGAAGAACGTCCGGCGGAGAGACGGCGCGCGGACGGAGATCTTCCGCGGCAGGCCTGCGGCGAAGAACGGGACGAGAAGACCGGCGCCGAGAGCGGCCGGGCGGAAGAGGCCCGCCGCGAGGAGCGCGAAGGAAAGAAGAGAGGAGAGAAGGCCGCCGAGCGCGAAGCAGAGAACCGCGGGTCGGTCCCCGAGCCGGAGAAGCCGCGCGAGCCCGCTCCCTCCCGCGAGGAGCAACCCTCCGTAGAGAAGGGCGCCGGCGATTCCTTTCGCCTGGCCGCCGGCGTCCCATCCGGTACCGTCCGAAGCAGCCGGGAGGCCGAGATCGAGACGCGGCGGGTGCGTGAGGAAGAAGAACGCGGAGAGGAAGAGCGCGGCTCCCGCCCAGAACAGAAGGGCGACCCACCGGACTTGCTGATGTCCTGCATCCGACACGAAGGCGGCAACCTCCCCGCGAGAGAACCTCCCCTTCGAACGTGAAGCAACGTATCACGGAAGGGCGCTTCCCACAACGCCGCGGGCCCTTCGTTCCGGCTCTTGACACGCCCACGGCCATTCAGTATAGTGAACGCGCTTGATTTCCATAGGGTTAGAAACACGCGGCCCTGAGGCCCGCTCGAGGCTGCGGCGAGCGGAAGGAGGAAGGTAAGGTGTCGGGTACGATGAGACGGACTGGGTGGGTCCGCGCGGGGTTGTCGGTGCTCCTTCTCTCGATCCTCGCCTGCGGAGACGACGACTCCGGCCAGTCGATCTTCGACTGCCCGAATTGCGAGCACTGGACTCGGGTCTTCGAGGGGAACGTCAACTTCCCGGCCTACATGCCCGGCACGACCGACATCATCGCCTTCAGCTCGGACCGCGGGAACAGCAGGAACACCGAGAACATCTGGGTTGTCGACCTAGACGGCCCGGGCGGAGAGCCTGTCTTCTACCAGATCACCAATTCTCCCGACGACGAGTTCGACCCTTCCTGGTCGCCGGACGGAACGCGCTTGGCCTACACGGCGGTCCTCCGCGACGAGATGAACAGGCCCGGTTACGAGATCTTCATGATCCGCGTGGATGACTTCTCCAACCCCGGCGACGAGGTGCGCCTCACGAACACCGACTTCTCCGACGAGGTGGTCGTTTCGAAACCCGCCTCGTCGACTTGGCTGGACAACCAAACGATCCTCTATTCTGATGGGCAAGACGTGTTCACGATCGAGCTCGAAGGAAACGAACCGGGCGCGCGAACGAAGATGATCAACGATCCTTCGGATTTCATCTTTTCGGGAACGAACGACTTTGTGGAGAACCAGGCGGCCGCGGTGCGCCTGGGCGGCCGCGACCTCGTCTATTTCGTGTCGGACAGCCGCGTTCCCTTTGGATCGATCCACGTGGAAGCGAAGGACATCGGAGGAGATACCGTCTACGCGGAGATCTTCCTCGAGGGGGTCCCCACCGGCGTGCGGACGCCGAACATCGTCGGCGGGCGTCCGCTCGGGAACTACGTCGTCGGGGCTTCGGTGACCGACCCGCTCGCATCGGAGGACTACTGCGACACACTTCTTTCCGCGCCGTTCGCCGTCTTCGAAAACGACACGACAAACGTAAGCTTCACCTTTGACAACCCGCGCGGAACGATCGTCCTCATCGCGGGTCCGTGGGGCTCGAACTTCTACTACGACAACAAGTATCAGGGCGTGATCCGGCGGGACACCACGAACATCGAGTGCGTGTATCCCGGCCTTCACGAGCTGAAGCTCGTGTCGATCGAGGCGCGAGATACTCTCGGCGTTCTACTCCGCGACTCGATCTGGGTCGCCGTCGGAGAGAACGAGGTCAAGACCTGCACGCTCGACGTGAGCGGGAGGACGGGGAAGGCGAGAGGCACGGGCGGAGCCACCTCGATTCGCCCGTTGAGAGCCGTTCGCAAGGGCGCTGAGGTTGCCCAGCACGACCTCCCGGTTCTCTGGAGGTACGACTCGGAAGACGGCTCTTACGTTCCGATCTCCGAGCCGGGCGAGTACCCCTCCCACCCGGCCGTCGATCCGACGGGGGAATATGTTGCCTATATAGTTGATTTCCGAAGACTTAAAGTTGTCTCTGCCGTGACCGGCCTCACCCGGTGGGTTCCCCTCCCCGGAGCCACCGGCATCAACATCTGCTTCCGCGAGGCGATGCATCCTTGCTGGTCCTCGGACGGAGGGCGGCTTCTCCTCTCGCTTTCGCCCTGCATCGACCAGCCATCTTCGGACGGCAGCGCGACCGAGTTTGACGGGTGGGAGGTCGAGATCGGGCCTTTTCTCCCCCGGTAGGGGGGCGGGCTAACCGGTTCCCCTTTCATCGGTAAGAGTTGACACTCGCGAGAACGGTTTGGTATAATCGCGGGCGATGCGGCGGATTTCATCCAAATGGCCCAGGGCATCCCGCAGCGCGAAGCGTCGCCGTAACTCGCTGTTCTAGAATGGGATATGCAAGAAGGCTGCGGAAGATACGGACTTTCCAACAAGGAGGTGGTCAGAGGAAGAAACGGGTTCAACAAGCTTCCGAGGAATTCCGCAACGTCCGGCGGGGGCCGAATCCGTCGCTGGCCGCCGGTGGGGCGCTGCGGATGTGGGGTCTCTAGTTTCCGCTCCGAAGCCGACTTCCGAGCACGGGAGACGGGGTGGGAGCATCGACCCACGGTTGTTCTCTGTTCCTTGTGCGATGGAGGGCAGACGGTATGAGGAACACCAAGCTCATGACCTTGGCTGCGCTGGTCGTGGGGCTCTCTCTCGTGGCGGCCGTTTCGGCGATGGCCGCGATCGAGAAGACCCCGCGTTCCCCCGAAGCCTTGCGACACCCGAGCGGCGAGATCTTCTCGGCGAACGGGGACGTAATCTACACGAAAGAGGGCGCGCGGTCGGACACCACGTGGATCACAGCCCACGACGACACCCGGTGTGACGACAACCTGGGCACCCCGGCTGACGGCGGCCAGGGGAACAGTGCCCCCGGCTATGCCACGTGGTGCTGGGAACGCGGCTACCTGGGCGGCGGCCTGTACGACTCGTGCGCGTCGACGACCTTGATGCCGAATCCCGGGTGCTTCACCCACTACGACGTCTACACGCTTCTCGTGAACCAGTGGCACCTCGACACGCTGGACCGATACAACCCGGCGGTCGAGGAATCCACCCCCTGGTGCGGCGAGTGGGGCGACACGCTCGTCTGGGAGAACCCGTACGGATACGGCCCGCAGTACAACTACAGCATGATCCTGAACCTCGGCCGCCCGGGGACGACCGGCTTCAACTCCGGAACCGGCTTCACGATCGGCGGCATCCACATGTACGACGTGGAGATCGCGTACGACTACTGCTACCTGGAATACGCGGTCAGCAACAACGAGACCTTGGCGACCTGGTTCGAGCTGGACCGCTACAACGGGACGTCGAACCCGGAGCCGCCGATTCAGTGCCCGGGGACCGGTCTCGGCCGGTACGGATGCGCGCAGTACGAGAGCTTCCAGGTGATCGGTCCGAGCGTGAACAACACGTCGACCAACCTGCTCGTTCGTTGGCGCTTCGCCTCGGACAGCGCGTGGGACGATGAGGACGCGAACGGCGGCGTCTGGACGGACGGCGCGTGGCGCATCGACCACATCTACGCGGGCGGCAAGTCGGGCGGCCATTACCCGAACGGCGGCGGGGTGGAGACGTTCGAGGCCGGATTCGGCCCCGAGTGGTCCACGCCGAGCCTTCCGCAGGCGCAGCTTGGCGGCTTCTGGAGCGGCGGCAAGTGGGTCAACGGGACCCCGGTCGTCTGCGACTGGTGGCATCTCGAGCTGAACCCGGACTACTCGAACTTCGGCAACACCTGCGAGTACACGAACACCTGGATGTGGGTAGCGGACGACCAGGCCTTCACCCAGAACCAGGAAGACGGCTACCACTACCGGCTCGTCACGCCCGTGTTCGAGAGCGGTCCGAACAACCCGTTCTACGATCCGGATCCTCCGGGACCGGGGTCCGAGAACCGGTGGACCGGCGTCGTGGTCGAGTTTGACGAGTACCTTTGCATCAAGGACATCGTCGGCGACGTGACCGACACGCAGTGCCGGGTCTACAACTCGAGCATCAACCGCTGGAGCCAGTGGGAGGGCGACAACTACGTGATCGTCGGCGGTTGCCAGTTCTGGAACATCAACACGTTCGACGAGTGGACCCAGTACCTCGGCCCGGATATCGACTCGGTCCAGTTCTCCTGGGAGTTCCTGGATCGGTGCGATTACAACGCCTCGTCCGAGCTTCCCTGCATGGGGCAGCACCGGAAGGCGACCTACCTCATCGACAACGTGAGCATCGGCGTGTTCGAGCAGCGCGGGACGCAGTGGGCGCAGGGGCAGACCGAGCGCTTCGCCGACACGTTCGCGCGCGACGTCGCGATGCACCCGATGTTCAAGGAGAACTGGGAGCTCTTCCCGACCGACGTCTGGGAGCAGGAAGACTCGATGACCATCCAGGTCCGCGACATCGACGGGGTCATGGGCGGTCCTCCGCCCCAGAACTCCGGCGTGCGGATTCACTGGCGGATCTCGACGACCTGCGGGACGACCTGGGACAAGGAGCCCGGCCGTCCGCAGGGCGCGACCTACTTCCCGGCGGCCAACTGGAACTCGAAGGTGATGAACTTCTCGGTTCCGGACGACGAAGACGCGCAGGGGACCAAGGCCGAGTTCAACGGCGTGTACTCCACGATCATCACGATCGCGGACAACGCGACGTACCTCGGCGCCGGGGCGACCCTGTGGCCCGAAGGGACGATGATCGAGTACTACTTCACGGCGCTGGACAGCTTGGGCACCCGGGATACGGTTCCGAACCGGAACGCGATTCGCCGGAACGATCTCCGGCTCGTCGAGACGACCGTGGGCAAGCAGCACGATCGCCGGCTCCCGTGGCCGTTCGACGTGAGGGTGCTACCGTGCCCGACCTCGAAAGACCCGCTCCCCTCGGGCCAGAACCATCCGGTTCTCCTGGTCGACGGGTACGGCCGGACCGCGTACGACATCTCGACCGACCCGAACTTCTCGCAGTCCGGAGTCACCTCGTTCCCGTTAGTGCATCAGATCTTCGAGGAGTCGCTGAAGCGCCTCGGCGTTCAGTACGACTTCTACCGCCAGGGCTACGGCGTCAGCCGGGGGAACGCCCCGATCTACTCGCAGCCCTTCCACAAGGACAGCTACGGCGGCGTGATCAACCACATCGGCGCGATGGCGCGGCGCTACAAGACTGTGATCTGGTTCTTCGGCACGTTCAGCAACGAGAGAACGGTCGTGGACTCGTCGCAGCTCGAGATCGCCACGTACCTCGACATCGCAGGCGTGAACTTCCCCGACTCGGCCAACATCTGGGTACTCGGGGAAAACCTCTGCGAGGATAACGAGCTGACCGACCCGGCTTGGACGAGAAGCGGCAACCAGACGACCAACGGCGCCTTCTTCTGGAAGACGCTTTGCGGTCTGACGGAGAAGGCCGGAGGCTGCACGGACCAGGCGGGTCACGGCGGCCCCGGAGAGGCGTACCGCTACTACCTCGTGGGCCAGGCGGGCACCTGCCTCGCGGGAATCACAAAGGCTCAAGGGTATTGGGACTGCCCGATCCGTGGGCACCCCGACGATGAGGCCACCACCGCAGCCGCGACCGCGCTCATCAAGTACCATGATGATCTCGGCGCGGGCAAGTTCGCCGCGTCGTTCAGGCGTCATGCGAACGGAAGCAAGGCGATCCTGTCGTTCGTCTCCCTCGAGCACTTCACGAGCGCGCAAGAACGCGACTGCGTGGTGCAGGCCGTTCTCGGACGCGCCGGAGACGGCATTGGCGACAACCTGCAGTTCAACACCGGCATCCCGACGCCGCGCGCGAACTGCACGATCAACGTCGACGTGCCGGACGGTGTTCCGTCGATCTTCGCCCTCAGGCAGAACGTTCCGAACCCGTTCAACCCGATCACGACGATCTACTTCGATCTGCCGAAGCAGACGAAGACGACGCTTCGGGTGTACGACATCGCGGGCCGCGAGGTCCGCACGCTCGTGGACGGCGTTCTGAACGAAGGGCCGCACGAGGCGACATGGAACGGGAAGGACAACTCCGGACGCGACGCGGCGAGCGGCGTGTACTTCTACCGCCTCGACGCGGAGAAGGACACGGCCACGCGGAAGATGGTGCTGCTCCGGTAATCTAGCCGGGCGGTTACCGCTTCGAACCGGATCGCCGGGGCTTCGGCCCCGGCGATCTTGTTTGTGCGCGCGAGTCGCCGGCTCACGCCATCGCCTCTCCTCGCGCAGGTTCAAAGCGCCTAGGAACACGGCATTTGGGTTGACACCCGAGGAAGCCGTTTGGTATAGTCGCGTGGCGACGCTGAGGAGGCGAATGCGACTTAACCCCGGACTCTGTAAGAACTTACATGATCGGAGTGCTCCGCATGATCCAGAGGCGAGTTTTCAAAGGGACGGTTCTTCTTCTTCTTGCCGCGACCGCATATCTTCTCCATGCCGGCTGCGAGGGGATCGAGATCCCGGAGCCCGACAAGAACAAAGAGCCGGAGACCGAGATCACACGATCCCCCGTGGATAGCAGCGGAGCCTTCTACCGAGTGCACCTCTTCTGGAAGGGCTTCGACTCGGACGGGGTGATCCAAGGTTTCGAGTACGCCGTGGGAGACACGTTGCGCCTCGAATCGTGGGTCTTCACCAATCGCACCGATTCCCTCTTCGTGTTCAACACCGCCACCGAGCAATCCCAGGTTCAGCGCCGCTATCACCGTTTCTTCGTCCGCGCGGTCGACAACGAGGGGAAGGAAGACCCGAGTCCGGCGACGGTCGATTTCTTCGCGGAGACGCAAGCGCAGCCGCGCTCCATCCTGACCGCTGAGACGGTCAACCGCGTCGCCGTCAAGAACTCGGTCGCCTTCGTGGCCGCGGGCGCGAACGGCCTCGACGTGTTCGCGATCGGCGATCCGGGCAACATCCGCCGGATCGGGCGGGCGTTCACCGGAGGAAGCGCGACCGATTGCGTGCTCGACGGCGACTACGTCTATCTCGCAGACGGCCCA includes:
- a CDS encoding PD40 domain-containing protein: MRRTGWVRAGLSVLLLSILACGDDDSGQSIFDCPNCEHWTRVFEGNVNFPAYMPGTTDIIAFSSDRGNSRNTENIWVVDLDGPGGEPVFYQITNSPDDEFDPSWSPDGTRLAYTAVLRDEMNRPGYEIFMIRVDDFSNPGDEVRLTNTDFSDEVVVSKPASSTWLDNQTILYSDGQDVFTIELEGNEPGARTKMINDPSDFIFSGTNDFVENQAAAVRLGGRDLVYFVSDSRVPFGSIHVEAKDIGGDTVYAEIFLEGVPTGVRTPNIVGGRPLGNYVVGASVTDPLASEDYCDTLLSAPFAVFENDTTNVSFTFDNPRGTIVLIAGPWGSNFYYDNKYQGVIRRDTTNIECVYPGLHELKLVSIEARDTLGVLLRDSIWVAVGENEVKTCTLDVSGRTGKARGTGGATSIRPLRAVRKGAEVAQHDLPVLWRYDSEDGSYVPISEPGEYPSHPAVDPTGEYVAYIVDFRRLKVVSAVTGLTRWVPLPGATGINICFREAMHPCWSSDGGRLLLSLSPCIDQPSSDGSATEFDGWEVEIGPFLPR
- a CDS encoding T9SS type A sorting domain-containing protein, which codes for MRNTKLMTLAALVVGLSLVAAVSAMAAIEKTPRSPEALRHPSGEIFSANGDVIYTKEGARSDTTWITAHDDTRCDDNLGTPADGGQGNSAPGYATWCWERGYLGGGLYDSCASTTLMPNPGCFTHYDVYTLLVNQWHLDTLDRYNPAVEESTPWCGEWGDTLVWENPYGYGPQYNYSMILNLGRPGTTGFNSGTGFTIGGIHMYDVEIAYDYCYLEYAVSNNETLATWFELDRYNGTSNPEPPIQCPGTGLGRYGCAQYESFQVIGPSVNNTSTNLLVRWRFASDSAWDDEDANGGVWTDGAWRIDHIYAGGKSGGHYPNGGGVETFEAGFGPEWSTPSLPQAQLGGFWSGGKWVNGTPVVCDWWHLELNPDYSNFGNTCEYTNTWMWVADDQAFTQNQEDGYHYRLVTPVFESGPNNPFYDPDPPGPGSENRWTGVVVEFDEYLCIKDIVGDVTDTQCRVYNSSINRWSQWEGDNYVIVGGCQFWNINTFDEWTQYLGPDIDSVQFSWEFLDRCDYNASSELPCMGQHRKATYLIDNVSIGVFEQRGTQWAQGQTERFADTFARDVAMHPMFKENWELFPTDVWEQEDSMTIQVRDIDGVMGGPPPQNSGVRIHWRISTTCGTTWDKEPGRPQGATYFPAANWNSKVMNFSVPDDEDAQGTKAEFNGVYSTIITIADNATYLGAGATLWPEGTMIEYYFTALDSLGTRDTVPNRNAIRRNDLRLVETTVGKQHDRRLPWPFDVRVLPCPTSKDPLPSGQNHPVLLVDGYGRTAYDISTDPNFSQSGVTSFPLVHQIFEESLKRLGVQYDFYRQGYGVSRGNAPIYSQPFHKDSYGGVINHIGAMARRYKTVIWFFGTFSNERTVVDSSQLEIATYLDIAGVNFPDSANIWVLGENLCEDNELTDPAWTRSGNQTTNGAFFWKTLCGLTEKAGGCTDQAGHGGPGEAYRYYLVGQAGTCLAGITKAQGYWDCPIRGHPDDEATTAAATALIKYHDDLGAGKFAASFRRHANGSKAILSFVSLEHFTSAQERDCVVQAVLGRAGDGIGDNLQFNTGIPTPRANCTINVDVPDGVPSIFALRQNVPNPFNPITTIYFDLPKQTKTTLRVYDIAGREVRTLVDGVLNEGPHEATWNGKDNSGRDAASGVYFYRLDAEKDTATRKMVLLR